The DNA region GCTACACCTGGGattactttatttatgaagGAAAGACTTACCCCAATGGAGACAAAGGCTTAACCCATGACGCAGTACAAAAGCTTTTGAATACAAAAACTTGGGGTCTGGATACAAGCTGTATGTAAACAACTTTTACACAAGTCCAGCCCTCTTTGCTGACCTCCTCGAAAAGAAAATCTGGGCATGTGGCACAatcaaagcaaacagaaaagggttcccaaaaacaactgaaaatgcaTTGGACAGGAAGTCAGAGCGTGGCAGCATCCGCTGGATCCGGAAGGACTCTGTCCTTTCTGTCCAGTGGAGAGACACCAGGGACGTCTGTCTGTGTTCTGCTTTGCACTCAGCACATGCAGGGGACACGGCTGGCAGGAACGTCAAAGACAGAGATGGAAGATGGACCAGGAAAGAGATTCTGGTTCCCCCAGCTGTGAGGGACTACAGTCGGTATGTATCCTGTAAAATGTTTGGCTGAGTTTTATGGGTACAATCAGTGGCACACTCAGAAAACGTAATCTGGCCGAGATTACATGTAACCCAGACCCTCATCCCAGAGAGGGAAGTTTTAAGTTGTGTTGAgtgatatacatatatatattacattctatttaagaaaaaacagaactgcACTGAATGGAAGaaatttcccatttttaaattgttttttaaaggaaaattatatttaaaaaaaaaaacaaaacaaaaaaaacaaagaaagagctAGAAAAGATGTctagcatttttcttttcattttttacctCAAAGAAGATTTATTGTCCCAATGTTAAGGGAAACCTTTGTCACTGTTCCAATGTctctaaacaaaaatgttgattgTGATAATGAAGTATTTTGTTAAGTACaatgtttggtaaaaatgttattcCAAGTCTTTTGGATCTATGaagcttaaatatgaaaaagtatAGATGAAGGCGAAACTGGCCATGAGTTTATTGGTCTCGGATCCCGTTATCGCCCACCTCTAGTTAGCAGATGCTAAAATGGCGCCGTGTGTCGAGCGCCAATCGACAACAAATACGTAGTTACATGGTGCATTCAATTACAACTAGGAATTCTAAAACTCGAACGAACAAACATCCCTTCAGGTTACTGTTTCTTACGTCTGTTTGCTAGTTTCGTGGATGTTCAGCAAAGTTAATTTTCTCCACACCGTCAAACTAGAGGTGCGAATCCAAGTTGCTGTAaatttcctgtttctgattttgtttgaacTCAACCGGCAATGGTTGCCTACAACATAACCACAACAAAAATACTCGccatcaaaaaatatatatatattgttggACTAAACTGTAGGTTTAACTGCATGCGTTTCATATCATAtacactttgaaaatatttcagaattatttattaaatacaaaatcagATTCAGCAGAGGTTTTggcaattaaatatttcatttgacaaaacggacatttttgacactttaaaatcaaactcCTGTATTTTTCAGAGAACTACTCATTCTCTGAGTTGATGGTTTAGGACAAACAAACCAATAATTTACCTGTGAAATTAACTTAAATggacaatatttaaataaaacaggagcGCCAAATGAAACGTTTAAAACAAGCAGACCTGTAAACAAACAGCTTTTAGGAGCAACCAGAACCATTTTAACAGAAGTCCTTATGTAAACACTGTGCAAAGAGCTTTagataaataaagcagaaactCATAACTGGAGTCAAACAATCCAGCAGCAAAGAGTGTGCAAATAAAACCCAATTAAATCTAGATAATACAAGATGAATTGgtgtttcatttaaacaaaacctGACTGCAagaagcagtttaaaaatactggaTCTGTGCCTGAAGTTTCCTTTGTGCTGGCAGCAGCTTGATTTTGCAGCAACCTCTGGAGTTAAAGTTGCAGCCCAGAAGAATTAATCCTGCAGGAAATTCAGCAAGAGTTCAAAACAGCGGCCTGAAGCAGTCCTTTGTGGCGCCGACTGCAGATAATCCTGTAGCGGTGTTCCTCAGGGCTCTACTCCAGGCCCAGAGAGAAGTTTATTCCATGAACGATGCCGATGATGATGGGTTGCCAGGCGACTAAATACCGCAGCCAGTCGAGCAGCTGGCCGTACAAAACGTGGGTTTTCTCCCAGCTGGAAGCAGAAGGAATTAAGGAGAACGGCACAGAATACCGCTGGTCCACTACATCAGAATTAGAAAATCTATTTCAAGATTCCTCAGTTTTTATGAAAGCAAGAACAGACTGAAAGTTTTTTACCTTCAGGGTATCAAGCTTTTAAAGTCAATGTGCTTTAAGCTTTTGTGCAGCTACTAATGCAAATGACAAACGTATTTATTATTCTTActttatgtgacttttaaaaatatatatattgttgaaGGAAACTTCTGGAATACAACTTTCATTGCCCATTTTTCATGTTCAAACTCCTGTGGTCATGTCATACTGTATTTATGGcatgaagtttatttttatttcatatcaaTGCTCTCAGGACTCACTCCAGCAGACACAACCAGAGGTTTCATGAACGTTACTCAGTAAAATGTACCACTTAATGTCCACCATCAGTCTTATACCAGATAAGTGACGTTTtccattaatttttttgtttcttaactaaattatattgtgtttttacattagaagttattttgggttgtacagatttatttttgctaatgttaAATTATTGAAGCTTTAGGTTTTTGGAGGGAAAACACTTTTTGCTCCAGAATTATGTTATAATTTGTGCCACAAAACATAagcaaaaaaacccaccaaGGATACGGGTTGTTCATCATCCTCTTCAGGTCCACCTTCTCGTTGCAGTAAGGACACGTCTGCTTCTTACCCACAATGCACCAGCCCCGGATGCAAAACTCATGGAATCTGGCGGAGAGCCTGTGAGTTAAGGATGCAACAGGAATGGCTGACAGGCTCCACATGGAGAGAAGGAGCGTTTCCTGACCCGGAGTCACGGTCCTAAGAGAAAAGCCTGATGCAGGGAGAAACGAGAGCAGCAGGATACATGTGACCACAGGAGAGCTGGAAGGTGTCTTCTATAaatccctcctcctccacctccaccagGATCCTCTGACCGCACACGGCACAGATGCCTCCGCTCAGGCTCCTGCTGGGCATGCCGCCCTTGTTGTAGTACTGAAGGCAAACAGATGGGTGATTTTTTAGTGTTATACAAATAAGACCATCAAAGTAATAACCAGAACAGGATATGGAGttacatacatttttctctaaacatttatagataaataaaatgtgttgatcCTGCAAGCTTGAagtaatttttgttattttctgcagAATTTTCTGCATTTAGAGTAAATATTAACTCAGACTGGACGGTTTTGTGCATTAAAACCATGTTGGGTTGCAGTGAAATGGTCTCTGCTGAAGGTAGCAGCGGCTTCCTTTACCCCGATCGTAGAAGCCATGTAGTCAGAGCAGATTTCTGCAAAGTCTCGGCCCATGACGCCGTAGTAGAGACCATAAAACAGCATGATGACGCCCACGTCCATGGAGTCCTCCGCCTTGATCCTGCACAGGCAAACAAAcaggagcaaaacaaaatgtttgaaaatagaGTTAAAACTCACGTTTCTTTatttacatgtatatttttcatttaaaataacataaccaTGCAGCTGTGGCtctttttattatatttgtacaaataataaacaaggaaaacaaacacagtaaGGTTCTTTTGTAAGGGTTTGTTTCCATTTCACTcaaattttaggattttatgtagtttttagAACATTGTGCATATTACTGTAAAAACATGAACCTTATACTGGTAAAATGGTTGCAAGATGTTTTTATCTAAATGCACCAAAAGTAATGAGAACAGGGAGACATTTGCTTCTGGTGTTCAGAGCTTGCAGTCTTGCTTCAGAGACTTTCTGCATCAGGACAAACTTCACCTCTAATTCAAAGTGAGAAACTGGGATTTCTTAAATAAAGACTAGAAAGTAAAAAACCGAATGTAGATTCTTTAAGGTAGGGTTTATGAAACcttattttgtttgaaacaatTGAAGATAAACTATAATGTTAATGCTTTGCTTGACGTTTTAAACCCAGTTGAAGACCACAGGTCCAGTTTAGTTGGTATTAGATGTTTTCCAGTGACCCAGCTGGTGGGGAAATGGccttttttcatctttgaatGATATTTAGTGAGAAAAGCTCAAAATAGTGGTGAGTAAATGGTAAAATCAATGTGTCATGCTGCAAATCAAAGGCCAATCATGtcaatttaacaaaatgtgaaaactactACTAATGTAATTAATAATGctttattcaaattaataaaGCATTATTAATTTGTCCTTTAGGAAATGAAAGAAGgaatcatgtttattttcatacatttaaataaCACCAACACCTCTGATGCTGGACGTCTGTTTGTGTTGGGTTGTGACTGAGCTGACCTGAAGAAGACGTTGAAGCCGAACATGGTGAACATGATGGCCAGGTAGCCCAGGACGCCCACAGCGTAACTCAGCTTGTAGATCAACAGGAACCACTTGTAGACCATCCTGGagaggaaacacaaacacagcgaataaaaacaattcaagacATCAACAAAGAGATCCATGTTTATTCAGGTTTCACaagtaaaacaaagaatttgatgtttcacattttaaaaaagaaaatcttcctTTTGAAACTGTTGAACTCAAAACCAAAATGTCTCACACAGAAACCAGTAAAACCTTAAACAAACTTCCATCATGATCAGGAGCTTTGCtcttttttattcaattcaaaGAAACTTTATCTAAATGTCATAACTTGTATTATTCAAATATCTTCAAACAgcaaatctgaagaggcctctgactaaAGAATGTTGCTATTATAGCTTGTTATAATAGTCATAGGACTATTGTCTTATGA from Xiphophorus maculatus strain JP 163 A chromosome 14, X_maculatus-5.0-male, whole genome shotgun sequence includes:
- the rnf175 gene encoding RING finger protein 175 isoform X1; protein product: MAGVQPQDDLLKMTHRENWRVQHERLHIKHRGHEAMHAEMVLILIATLVVAQIVLVQWKQRHHRSYNLVTLVQMWVVPLYFTIKLYWWRFLSMWGMFSVITSYIIFRATRKPLSCRTPRMVYKWFLLIYKLSYAVGVLGYLAIMFTMFGFNVFFRIKAEDSMDVGVIMLFYGLYYGVMGRDFAEICSDYMASTIGYYNKGGMPSRSLSGGICAVCGQRILVEVEEEGFIEDTFQLSCGHIFHEFCIRGWCIVGKKQTCPYCNEKVDLKRMMNNPYPCWEKTHVLYGQLLDWLRYLVAWQPIIIGIVHGINFSLGLE
- the rnf175 gene encoding RING finger protein 175 isoform X2 — protein: MAGVQPQDDLLKMTHRENWRVQHERLHIKHRGHEAMHAEMVLILIATLVVAQIVLVQWKQRHHRSYNLVTLVQMWVVPLYFTIKLYWWRFLSMWGMFSVITSYIIFRATRKPLSCRTPRMVYKWFLLIYKLSYAVGVLGYLAIMFTMFGFNVFFRIKAEDSMDVGVIMLFYGLYYGVMGRDFAEICSDYMASTIGYYNKGGMPSRSLSGGICAVCGQRILVEVEEEGFIEDTFQLSCGHIFHEFCIRGWCIVGKKQTCPYCNEKVDLKRMMNNPWEKTHVLYGQLLDWLRYLVAWQPIIIGIVHGINFSLGLE